A window of the Helianthus annuus cultivar XRQ/B chromosome 4, HanXRQr2.0-SUNRISE, whole genome shotgun sequence genome harbors these coding sequences:
- the LOC118491091 gene encoding NAD(P)H-quinone oxidoreductase subunit J, chloroplastic, with amino-acid sequence MQGNLSAWLVKHALIHRSLGFDYQGIETLQIKPGDWHSIAVILYVYGYNYLRSQCAYDVAPGGLLASVYHLTRIEYGVDQPEEVCIKVFAPRKDPRIPSVFWVWKSVDFQERESYDMLGISYDNHPRLKRILMPESWIGWPLRKDYIAPNFYEIQDAH; translated from the coding sequence ATGCAGGGTAATTTGTCTGCTTGGCTAGTTAAGCATGCGCTAATTCATAGATCTTTGGGCTTTGATTACCAAGGAATAGAGACTTTACAAATCAAACCGGGGGATTGGCATTCCATTGCTGTCATTTTATATGTATATGGTTACAATTATCTCCGCTCCCAATGTGCATATGATGTAGCACCGGGCGGATTATTAGCTAGTGTGTATCATCTTACTAGAATAGAGTATGGCGTGGATCAACCAGAAGAGGTATGCATAAAAGTATTTGCCCCGAGGAAGGATCCTAGAATTCCGTCTGTTTTCTGGGTTTGGAAAAGTGTGGATTTTCAAGAACGGGAATCTTATGATATGTTGGgaatctcttatgataatcatcCACGTTTGAAACGTATCTTAATGCCTGAAAGTTGGATAGGATGGCCTTTACGTAAGGATTATATTGCTCCCAATTTTTATGAAATACAAGATGCTCATTGA